From a region of the Asterias amurensis chromosome 2, ASM3211899v1 genome:
- the LOC139934100 gene encoding plexin-A4-like yields the protein MEAQRSHVIILMAVYLILLGLLSSVVSAEWQGDLSSYHIASFSNPHPPRPLNDPSGNHNAKFNHFTLSGPDGAVYVGAVNYLYRLDSSLNLLQNVSTCQELGEDSCDLFTNYNKILILDNQNRLITCGSENGGKCQFRNPDDLTDVLFQPRPNVAGFGELSTVSLIAPGTDGPMGDGPDGGDWLYVAVTYTAEPLSYSNIPPISRRILSNGSLLAALDGATFSSFIPFSTPTPISYKSAFSFGGFTYFITSQKEDSGSNVFVSKMNRVCQTSEYLDSYTEITLQCQGSDGSVYSLVQAAHIGPAGQDLAVSLGLNAEDMVLYAVFAKNEGADGTSDVPIDQSASCVYKMSDILDAFKEAVRGCIQDGYAYSVQYLQGSFCSRFPVSVWSPW from the coding sequence ATGGAGGCCCAGAGGAGCCACGTAATCATCTTGATGGCTGTATATTTGATCCTGCTGGGATTATTAAGTAGTGTTGTATCAGCTGAATGGCAAGGAGATCTGTCATCTTATCACATTGCTTCATTCAGTAATCCTCATCCTCCTAGACCTCTCAATGATCCATCTGGTAACCACAATGCTAAATTCAATCATTTCACTCTATCTGGCCCTGATGGAGCTGTGTATGTTGGAGCTGTCAACTACTTATACAGACTGGATAGTTCATTGAATCTGCTACAGAATGTTAGTACATGTCAAGAACTAGGAGAGGATAGTTGTGATTTATTCACCAACTACAATAAAATCCTAATATTAGATAATCAGAATCGGTTGATTACATGTGGAAGTGAGAATGGAGGAAAGTGTCAGTTCAGGAATCCAGATGATTTGACTGATGTGTTGTTTCAACCAAGGCCCAATGTTGCTGGTTTTGGAGAGTTGTCTACTGTGAGTTTGATTGCACCAGGAACTGATGGACCAATGGGAGATGGTCCAGATGGAGGAGACTGGTTGTATGTAGCTGTGACTTATACTGCTGAGCCTCTGTCATATAGCAACATCCCACCAATATCAAGGAGAATTCTTAGTAATGGGTCTTTATTGGCAGCACTTGATGGTGCCACATTTTCTTCCTTCATTCCCTTTTCTACACCCACACCAATATCATATAAATCTGCTTTTTCATTTGGTGGATTCACATACTTCATCACTTCTCAAAAGGAGGATTCTGGTTCCAATGTCTTTGTTTCTAAAATGAACAGAGTCTGTCAGACCAGTGAATATTTGGACTCTTACACAGAAATCACCCTACAATGCCAAGGATCAGATGGTAGTGTGTACAGTTTGGTACAAGCTGCTCATATTGGCCCAGCAGGTCAGGATCTTGCTGTATCATTAGGTTTGAATGCTGAGGACATGGTGTTGTATGCTGTCTTTGCTAAGAATGAAGGAGCTGATGGGACTAGTGATGTACCTATTGATCAGTCAGCATCGTGTGTGTATAAGATGAGTGATATTTTAGATGCCTTCAAGGAAGCAGTCAGGGGATGTATTCAAGATGGATATGCCTACTCAGTGCAGTACTTGCAAGGATCCTTCTGTAGTAGATTTCCAGTGAGTGTATGGTCTCCATGGTGA